The genomic segment TGGAGCAGTGATCAAACACGCCGCTGCAACTCCCGAACTCTGCCAGCACACTGGCCCGGCGCTGGTTTTTGACAGCTACCCGGACATGAAGGCCCAGATTGACAACCTGGACCTGGATGTGACCAAGGACACCGTGCTCATCCTGCGCAATGCAGGCCCTGTGGGTGCCCCAGGCATGCCGGAGTGGGGACAGTTGCCTATCCCGAAGAAGCTCATCCTTCAGGGCATCCGCGACATGGTGCGCCTGTCCGACTGTCGCATGAGCGGGACGAGCTACGGTGCCTGCGCCCTACACATCGCCCCGGAAAGCGCCGTGGGCGGACCGCTGGCCCTGGTGAAAAATGGCGACCTCATCGAGCTGGATGTGCCTAACCGGAAGTTGCACCTGCATGTGAGTGATGAGGAGCTGGCCAAACGCAAGGCCGAGTGGAAACCTGCACCTCCACGCTATCATCGTGGGTTTGCCAAGCTGTTTGTGGATCACGTCACGCAGGCCAATGAAGGGGCGGATTTCGATTTCCTTCAGCATCATCCCGAGGGCGTGCCCGAGCCGGAGATTTATTGAGCCGCCGCAGCGTCTTGCATCACCACAGCCAAGATTTTCGTTAATCCGGTTTTCAGAAGGCTGCGCATGCCTATCCTTGTCTTATGCTGAAAGCCTCCCCCGCTGCTCTCCTGCTAGTCCTCATTGGTGTGGGGGCAGGCGTCAGTGTGTTCCTTTCGCAGAAGCCCGCGCCTAAACCGGTGCCCGTCGCTGCGTCCCCTCGCAAGGACCCGCTGGAATTGCCGAAGGCCCAGCCAACTGAGCCTCCGGCTGAGCAGGAAGATCTGCGCGCGCAGATCAAGCTGCTCGAAGGGCAGGTGGAGTACCTCCAGGGACAGGTCGGCACACTTCAGGAGGAAAACACGCAGCTCCTGCAAAAACTGGGCACTCTGGGCATGAAGGGCGCGCCCAAGATGGAGCCCGTGATGGTGGATGAAGACCCGCCGGACTATGTGGGCATGGGGATTGAGCTGATGAAGTTTCGCAAGCTTCAGGCCCTGCCCATCCCGACGACAGGCGTTTCCCAAGCCGAGGTGGAGCGAGCCATCCTAGCCTGGCTGCGCCAGCAGCAGCCAGACGATGAGGGACCGCGTTTCGGCCTGGCCCTCACAGCCCTGGGCTGGATTGAAAAACCGGTGGACCCGCTGCCGCTGCGCGCCGCCCTCTGGGCCCGGCAACTCGGCGGCTGGTATGATGAAGAAAGTGGCACGCTGCTGGTGACGGAGGAAAGCCCCATCCCAGGCAAGCCAGCACCAGACCGCCCCATGGCGCTCGCCTTTGGGCAGCTCCTGAGGCAATACGGCAAAACCCTGTTCCCCAAAGATCGCACCGAGCCCTTGACCACGGATGAGCGGCTGGCGCGTGAATCCCTGCTGGCGGGCGATGCCGGGTTGACACGCTTTTTGTTCAGCCTGCAGAACCCTGAAGCCGCACCGAAAAGCGATCTGCCAGCGGAAGATCCAGACCATCCTCTCAACGAAGTGGCGATGCCGGTTTTCCTCAAAGAGCTGGCGCTTTTCCCTTTCCGCCCAGGCTTCGAATTCGCCCAGACGCTGCACAGCGCCGGGGAGTTTGGCCAGTTGAATGCCGCCTACTCCCGCCCGCCCCGCGACTGTGCAGAGATCATCGAGGTGGAGCGCTACTTGGACAATTCTGGGCTGCCTCCCTCACGGCCGCAGTTTGCCAGCACCCGGGTAGGGGACAGCGAGCCCTACTGGGACGATAGCCTGGGCCGTTTTGCCGTCTTCAATGCGCTGCGCACTTACAACAGTGATGAAGATTCTGGGCAGGCCGCGCGCGGTTGGCAGTCGGATCGTTTGTTAGCCTATGCCGCACCTGATCATCCCCGCGACCATGCTGCCTGGCAGACCCAGTGGCTGACCCCGCCCCAGGCGGAGGCCTTTTTTAAGGCCATGCGCAATTGCCTGCTCCAGCGTTATGATGCGGAGCCCGGGAAAGATACCGCCGATGAAGTCACTCTGACGGTGGGCGGGCGTACGGTTCAACTTCTGCGCAATCGTCAGGGACAAGGCGTCCTGCTGGTGGATGCGGCGACCGCTGAATTCGCCCAGGCCTTGCGCAGCACGCTGGATTCCGTATCAAAGGCGGCCCCATGATTGCCAAGCAAGTCATCTACTCAGGTCGCGTCCAGGGCGTCGGCTTCCGTTATTCCACCAAGCAGATTGCGTCCGGTTATGAAGTGACGGGCTCGGTGAAAAACCTGCCCGATGGCCGGGTGCAGTTGCAGGCCATGTCGCATGATGGGGAGGAGCTGGAGGGCTTTCTCGCGGCGATTGACGAGAGCAATCTCGGTTCGCTGATCAAGGAGCGTGAGGTTTCTGTGATCCCGGCGATGCCAGGACAGCGGGGATTTAGCATTGAGCGCTGAAGCGGCAAGAAAGACACGGCCGGGTGGAAAGACCTGCTTTTGACCCGTCCGATTCCGCGCTTGCTCTCGGGCGGGGTTCTGATGCATCATTCGTGTCCCTGTGAAATTTCTTTTCCATCTTCTGCTGCTCATCGGCCTCAGCGCCCTGTCGGGTGCCGCCTGGGTGGCCCACCGACCTGCGGCCATCGCCCCGGTGGAGCCTGCCAAGCCGGGCGCACGCCAGCGGGAGTTGGTGGATGATCTGAAGCAGGCGGCCATCAAACGGTCTGCCATGTTTGAAGTGAGCGAGGCGGAATTGAACCGGCACCTGGCCAAAGCCCTGACGGGCACCCTGCAAGCCCCGGCTGGCGAGTGGGCGAGCTTTGAGCGCGTAGCGGTGGAGCTGGAACCGGATCTCGCCCATGCCACCCTCGTCTGGAAGGTGCGTGACCATCGCAGCACAGCCACGGTGGACTTTCGCATCGCCCGCCAGGAAAAAGCTTTCCGTGTGGAGGTGGTGGGTGGCCGGTATGGCCACCTCGACGTGCCACATGGTCTTTTGCGTCCTTTGACTCCAGCTTTGGAGAAACTGGCCATCACTCTCCAGGAGGAGATTGAGGCCTTGTTCCAGATGAATCAGATCCAGCTCGCCCAGGACAAGCTCGTGCTCGACCCCCGTTTCCCGTAACCCCCCTTTGCTCGCATGTCTCGCGTCGCTGTTTTTGCCTCCTTTTTCACGTCTCTGCTGTTCATCGGCCTGGGCCAGCCGCTGCCTGCGCAGGAAGCTACCGCTCCAGCAACGTCCGCTCCTGCGGTGGCCCCGCCGCCTGCCCCCGGGAGTGCACCAGTGATCCCAGTGGCCCCGCCAATGCCGGGCCAGCTCCAGGCCTCGCCTGCGATGCCTTCACCCGCCCCTGGGGCGCTGCCACCCGCCATCGGCCAGGAGCCTGAGTCTTCGCCTGCGGCTTCCGCGATGTCTTCCCTGCCGCCGCCGAGTTTCAACTCCGCCCCCAGTGTGCCCCTCACCAAGCCAAAGGCGCGGTCTTCTACCAGTACCAGCGGGCAGTTCATCGTCCACGGTGATGACCTCACGCTCCGCAGCGCGCTTTCCAGCAAGTGCGAGGACATCGCGACCGAGCTGCGCACCTTTCTGCATGACAAGCAGCCCTGGGCGCTGCCTGTCGTCGTTTTGGTGAATTCTGGGGAAGCCGCGCGCAAGGCGGACAAACCCGCCTCCACCGTCATCTCGCAGCTCACCCATGGCGGCTTCCACCTCCAGGTGAACTTGAACATGCGCCCCGACCTTCGTCCTGCGGATCTGCGCAAAGAAATCATCCGTGCCCTTTTGGCGGAACGCATCCTGCGGGATCACAAGGAGATCGTCACCCAGCGCAAGCTGCTGCTGCCCGACTGGCTTTTTCTGGGCATCATCGAGGCCCTGGAGTACCGCCAGCGTGCGCGGCCCAGCGCCCTGTTCGCCGCCATTTTCAAGAGCGGCAAAATCTTTGGCATCGAGGAAATCATCGAAGCCTCCGCCTCAGACATTGACGACGCCCTTTCCAAAACCATCTACCAGACCTCCTGCTGCGCCCTCGTCCTGGCCTTGCTGGACCAGCCCGACAGCGGCCTGCGCGTGGGCAAATTCCTCAACGCCCTGGCCAGTGACCCTCGGAGTGAGCGGGAACTGCTGAACCAATGGTTCCCCAATTTTGCCAGCACCGAGGCCAGCCTGAACAAATGGTGGGCGCTGCAGCTCGCCACCCTGGCCAGTCCGGGCATGTCAGAACCACTGAGCCCGCAGGATACCCTCACGGCCCTCGAAGACGCGATCACCTTCCGTTATGAGGCAAAGCCGAGCGAGATCCCGCAGTCCTCCCGCCGAGTGGTGGCCGCAGTCAAGCTCGCAGCCCCCAAACCTGCCGCATCTGCCCCGGTCGCGGTGAAGACTTCCGAACCTGAAGCGGAACCCGCCGAAGAATCGGTCACCGCGCCCACCGAAGAAGAGAAACAGAAGCGCGGCTTCATCAGCCGGTTGAATCCTTTCTCACGCAGTAAGAGCAGCGATGACGAGATCGCCGCAGCCATCGAAGAAGCCGCCCGGGTCGAGGCCGGTAGTGCCGGGGCCATGCCCGAGGCTCCCCCAACCCCAGCCGAGACCGCCGAATCCACCCCACCAGCCCCCCCTGTCGTGTCAGCACCCGCTCCGGCGGCAGGTGGAAGCCGTCGCAAACCGCTGCTGGACCGCTGGTTTGACGAGGACAAGCCCAAAGCCGAGGCCGACAAGCCTGCTGAACCCAAGATGGAAGAGCCTGCGAAAGAAGAGGCCAAGCCCGAGAAAAAGGCTGAAGCCGCCCCGGCGAAATCCAAACCTGCTGCTCCAGCCCCGGTCAAAAGCGCTCCTCCCGTCCCCGCCCCTTCTGAGGAAAAGCCCCAGTCGGAACCCGAAGCCGAGACGGAGAAAAAACCTTCCACCCTCAATCCGCTGAACTGGTTCCGGGGTGGCAAAAAAGACAAGGAAGCCAAGCCGGAAGAACCCGCTGAGGCCGCCCCAGCACCCGAGAAAGAGACCAAGGACAAAAAAGCCGCTTCCGCCAGCTCGCGCGACCCGTTTGTGGCCCAGATCCTGAGCGGGCGGCCCCTGGTTTCGCTCGTCATGCAGGAAGTGGCAGTGGAGGCCGAGCCTGAGGCCCCCGCCGCTGAGAAAAAGCGCCTTTTCGGATTATTCGGCAAAAAGAAGCCCAAGGATGATCCCGCCGAGCCTGAGGCCCCCAAAAAGCCGGAGGAGCAGCCCAAAGAGGCGCCGAAGGAATCGAAAAAAACGAAGGAAACCCCTCCTCCGGCGGTCACTCCGCCCCAGGATGAACCGGTGAAAAAGGCAGCCGAGGAGGCATCGCCTACAGATGCCCCCATGACTGAGGCAGCGCCGGAAACGCCCAAGGCCAAGCGTCCGCCCGTGCGTCTGCGGCTGTTTGGCTCGGACAAAAAAGAGGAAAAGGCCCCGGAAACAGAGCCTGAAACCCCGGCAGACATGTCTGCCGAGACCCCTCCTCCTGCGGAAGCGAAGCCAGAGCCTAAACCCGCCGTGGCAGCGCGGCCCAAAGCGGCTCCTGCCCCCAAACCGGAGGCTTCCAAAAATGAAACCGCCGTTGCTGCTTCCATTCCGATTGAGGACTACGCCGCCATTTCGAAGCGCAAAGACTTCTCCAAGATCATGGAGCGCAATGTCAATGCCCTGGGCGCTTTGCAAAACCGCGCGTCCATCCTCTTCCGTCCCATTGTGAGCGATTACATGGCCGCCATGGAGGACATCCATGAAGGCAAGACCAAGGGCATGGATGCCCGCCTGCGATCGCTCCGCGCCCGGACGCAGGAAGCCTTGGAGAAAACCGATGCCGTGCGCGACCTTCTGGATCTCCACGAAGCCAATGGTGCGCCTGCCATGTCTGGAGTGTTCACGGATTACTTGAAGCTGCCCGAGACCATTCAAAACGAACTGCCCCAGCGCACCGACCCGATTTCCAAATATCTGGACGCCCTGGACAAAGAGTTTACCAAGGACTGACCGCCGCGAAGAGCCGCATCGTTAGGCGTTTCCAAGTTCCCAGTGGGTGGGGAAACGGGCATTCGGGAAAATCTCGCGGGCTTCAGCCAGCATTTCCAGCCACTCCTCTCGGCCATAACGGTCAGAAAGGTGGAAGAGCACCAGTTCATCCACCTGCGCCCGTTGGGCCAGGGTGGCGGAGAGCACGGTGGTCATGTGAAAGTTTTTCTTCGCTAGGTCGAGGTCGGAATGGCGATACTGCCCTTCGCAGACGATCACCCGGCAGCCCTGCAAGGCTAGGATCAGGCGTTCCATCGCGGCCTCGTCCAGAAGGAAATCTGTGAGGTAGGCAAGGGTGTCCCCAGAGGTTTCGACGATCAGCTTTTCACGCAGATCCTCCAGTGAATGCATGCTGCCTTCGATCTCTACTGTGGTCGCGCTTTCGGATGCTTCCTTCAGGTTTTTCATCCAGGGGCCCGGTCGCAGGCCCAAAGCCGCCAGCCGCGTGAGGTCCACATTCCGCCGGGGTTTCTCTCGGATGATGTAGGCCAGGGTCGGTGTGCGATGCTCCATCGTCACGGCTTCCACCGTCACCCCCACCCCTTCCCAGATCACTCGCTGGCGTGGCCGGGGTGCCTCCTCATGGCGGGTGGCAAAGGCTTCCGGGAGCTCAAAACGGGCGCTTTGGATCTCTTCGGGGTGGACCTCGCAGACGCGCCAGCTTCCTGTCATCTCCTCCTGCAGGTTCCATAGAACCCCCTGAAATCGATGCTGCAGGATGCGTGCGGTATCAGGTGGGCCCCACAGTTGGTTAGGCTTGGAAGTACGGTTGAAAGTGGCCCTAAAAAAGGAATCAAAGCCCGCAATGTGATCCATGTGCAGGTGCGAAAAAAAGACTTGATCCAGGGAGAGGATCTCCCCAAACGGCAGTGAGGACAGGCAGCCTTCACCACAGTCGAACAGCAACCGTTCCACCGACTGGCCACTGTCCACTTGCACAAACATCGCATTGTCTCCGTCGGCGGTTCCCAGAACTTGAAAGGTGATGCTCATCCTGGATTTTAGAGGCTTCGGAAGAGTCCGCATGGAAAAGTCATGATCGAAAGTGCCATAAGGACTGCCCAAAGTGCCAAGTGACAAGCCAACTGTGCCAAATATGGCACTTTTGACGAGCCCAATGAGAGGCTCATTTTTTTGGGTTTAAGTTTTAATGCGTTCATTATCAATGGATTAATCTTTGGTGAATCGTCCTGGCACACTGCGTGCCATATAAGAAGCACCAAAAGTAACGTCCAATTTCCCCAACCCAAAATATGAGCAAAATCCTCGGCATTGACCTCGGCACCACCAACTCCTGCATGGCCGTCCTCGACGGCGGCAAGGCCACGGTGCTCGAAAATTCTGAAGGCGCACGTACCACGCCTTCCGTCGTCGCTTTCACCAAGAGCGGCGAACGTGTCGTCGGTCAGGCTGCCAAGCGCCAGGCTGTGACGAACCCGCGCAACACCGTTTTCTCCGTGAAGCGCCTGATGGGCCGTAAGTTCGTTGAACTCACTGAGGCCGACAAGCGTATGCCTTACAAGATCGTGGCCGCCGCCAATGGCGATGCCCACGTGCAGGTGGAAGTCGGTGGCGAAACCAAAACCTACTCCCCCCAGGAAGTCAGCGCCATGATCCTGGCCAAGCTGAAGGCCGATGCCGAAGCCAAGCTGGGCGAAGCCATCACGGAAGCCGTGATCACCGTCCCTGCTTACTTCAACGACAGCCAGCGTAACGCCACCAAGGCCGCAGGCGAAATCGCTGGCCTGAACGTCCGCCGCATCATCAACGAGCCGACCGCTGCCGCCCTCGCTTACGGCCTGGACAGCAAGTCCGACGAAAAAGTCGCCGTGTATGACCTTGGCGGCGGTACCTTCGACATCTCCGTGCTGGAAATCGGCGACGGCGTTTTCGAAGTGCTGGCCACCGATGGCGACACCCACCTGGGTGGTGATGACTGGGACAACACCCTGATCACCTGGATCGTCAACGAATTCAAAACCGACAGCGGCATTGACCTCAGCGGCCAGCCTGACGCACTTCAGCGCATCAAGGAAGAAGCTGAGAAGGCCAAAATCGCCCTCAGCTCCAGCCAGAGCTACGACTTGAACCTGCCCTTCATCACTGCCGACGCCACCGGGCCGAAGCACATCATGAAGACCCTCACCCGCGCCAAGATGGAGCAGCTCACGGACAGCCTGTTTGAGCGCACCATCAAGCCGGTGCGCGAGTGCCTCGCTGCTGCCAAGCTGGACGCCAGCAAGATCGACGAACTCGTCCTTGTGGGCGGGATGACCCGCATGCCGAAAGTGGTGGAAACTGCCAAGAAACTGGCCGGCAAAGACCCTCACCAGGGCGTGAACCCGGACGAAGTGGTGGCCATCGGCGCTGCCATCCAGGGCGGCGTGCTCAAAGGCGACGTCAAGGACGTGCTTCTTCTGGACGTAACCCCGCTGACGCTCTCCATCGAGACCGCAGGCGGCGTGGCCACCCCGATGATCCCGCGTAACACGACTATCCCGAAAAAGCACAGCCAGGTGTTCTCCACCTACGCTGACAACCAGCCCGGTGTGGAAATCGTCATCCTTCAGGGTGAACGCCCGATGTCCCGCGACAACAAGACGCTGGGCACCTTCAAACTGGACGGCATCCCGCCGCTGCCCCGTGGCCAACCCCAGATCGAAGTCACCTTCGACATCGACGCCAACGGCATCCTTCACGTTTCCGCCAAGGAAAAGACCACTGGCAAGGAACAGCGCATCTCCATCCAGGGCAGCTCCGGCCTCAGCCAGGACGAGATCGAAAAAGCCAAGCGCGATGCTGAAGAGCACGCCGAGGAAGATTTGAAGCGCAAGGAAGCCGTCGAAGTGAAGAACAAAGCGGAAGGCCTGACCTTCGAGATCGAGAAGACGCTGAAAGAATGGGAAGGCAAAGTCCCGGCCGAGCAGCTCACCCCGATCACCGACAAGGTGGCCGCGCTGAAGTCCGCCGTCGAAGCTGGTGACACCGACCAGATGAAGGCCCAGACCGAAGAACTCGAAAAACTCTTCGCGGCTGCCTACCAGGCCGCTGCCCAGGCTGGCGCCACCAGTGCCACTGGCGGTATGCCCGACATGGGCGGCATGGCTGGAGCCGCCGACGCAGGGGCTGCCGCCTCCGAACCTAAGTCCCAGGACAAAGGCAAGGTCGTGGACGCCGACTTCGAAGTCGTGGATAAGGACAAGTAAGCGCTATCCAGAACATGCGAAGCGTGATGACATCGCAGCCGCAAGGTTGCCACAGCAGTGACTCCCCAGGAGTGTCGGCCATGCGTCGGCCTTCTCGGGGGGGCTGGGCCGATCTTGCATCGGCACGGGCTGCTGTGGCGGTGATGGCCCTCGCGCTTCTCGTTTCTTGCGGCAAAAAGGAAACTGCCCAGGCTGTGCCTGCACCCGCCCCTAAACCAGCGGTGGTTTCCGATGCCAAGATCGAAGCTGAGCTGACGCAAGCCCTCGCCGAAGATCCCAAGAACACTGCAGCAGAAAAAAACGAGGCACTGGCCGATGAGGCCGAGTCCATCCTGGACAAGCACCCGAATAAACCTGCCGCCGATCTCCTGAATCTGCCGGAAGTGAATGAGAGCCTGAAAGTGGCCCTCACGAAACTCGGTCAAGACAAAGGACTGCAAAACCAGATCAATTCCACCGTGGAGCTGGCCGCCAAGATGAAGGGGCTAGAAGGCACCCCTGGCTCTGTCGGCCTGGATCTGGACACCAAAAACTACAACCGTGACCAGAAGTCCCGCATGCTGCAGGCCGTCCTTTCGAAGGACCCGAAACGCATCGTCAACTTCCTGGTCGAGGAAATCGGCGAGGCCGCCCCGGAACTCAGTTATGGCGGCAAAGATCGCGCCAGCAATGGCATCGCCATCAAAGAAAACCAGCCTCCAGCGAAATAAATCCCGCTCCGCTCCGACTTCCTCTCCCCCCAACAATTTTCCGCCCGGCTGGCCGCCACACATCGCATGCGTGACTGCAAGCCGGGCAGATGAACAAACCAAACCAGAACAAGTAAACCGCTAGCAGAAAATAGACCAACTATGGCTACCGCAATCACCCCGCTTGGACGTCGCGTCCTCCTCAAGCGCTCCATCAGCGAAGAAAAAACCGCCGGTGGGATCTTCCTTCCAGACACCGCCAAAGAAAAGCCGCAGGAAGCTGAAGTGCTCGCCCTTGGCACTGGCAAGGACGACGAAGGCAAAGACGTCAGCACGCTCTTCACGGTGAAGGCTGGCGACAAGGTCCTCATCTCCAAATACGGCGGCACCGAAGTCAAGGTGAACGGCGAAGACCTCCTCATCGTCAACGAAACCGACATTCTGGGCATCATCGCCTAAGTCCATCGGGCGCGCTTTTGATGGCCGCCCATGACTCACATTCACAACCCACACCTCACACGCTAACTTACTATGGCAAAACAACTCCACTTCGACGAATCCGCACGTCAGGCCCTCCTGCGCGGCGTCACCAAACTGGCTCGTGCCGTCAAGGCTACCCTTGGCCCTGCAGGCCGTAACGTCATCCTTGAAAAGAAATTCGGTTCCCCAACCATCACCAAAGACGGTGTGACCGTGGCCAAGGAAATCGAGCTTCCTGATCCGTATGAAAACATGGGCGCCCAGCTCATCAAGGAAGTCTCCTCCAAGACCTCCGACATCGCTGGTGACGGCACCACGACCGCTACGGTCCTGGCTGAAGCCATCTACTCCGAAGGTCTCCGCAACGTGACCGCCGGTGCTAACCCAACCTCCCTTCAGCGCGGTATCCTCAAGGCGACTGAAGCCATTGTGGCCAAGCTGAAAGAAATCAGCACCCCCGTGAAGGACAGCAAGGAAGTGGCCCAGGTCGCAACCGTGTCTGCCAACTGGGACACCGCCATCGGCAACATCATCGCCGAAGCCATGGACAAAGTGGGTAAAGAAGGCACGATCACCGTCGAAGAAGCCAAGTCCATCGAAACCACCCTCGACGTCGTCGAAGGTATGCAGTTCGACAAAGGCTACCTGTCCCCTTACTTCGTCACGGATGCTGAGTCCATGGAAGCGAACCTTGAGTCCGCCTTCATCCTCATCC from the Prosthecobacter algae genome contains:
- a CDS encoding acylphosphatase, which encodes MIAKQVIYSGRVQGVGFRYSTKQIASGYEVTGSVKNLPDGRVQLQAMSHDGEELEGFLAAIDESNLGSLIKEREVSVIPAMPGQRGFSIER
- the dnaK gene encoding molecular chaperone DnaK, whose product is MSKILGIDLGTTNSCMAVLDGGKATVLENSEGARTTPSVVAFTKSGERVVGQAAKRQAVTNPRNTVFSVKRLMGRKFVELTEADKRMPYKIVAAANGDAHVQVEVGGETKTYSPQEVSAMILAKLKADAEAKLGEAITEAVITVPAYFNDSQRNATKAAGEIAGLNVRRIINEPTAAALAYGLDSKSDEKVAVYDLGGGTFDISVLEIGDGVFEVLATDGDTHLGGDDWDNTLITWIVNEFKTDSGIDLSGQPDALQRIKEEAEKAKIALSSSQSYDLNLPFITADATGPKHIMKTLTRAKMEQLTDSLFERTIKPVRECLAAAKLDASKIDELVLVGGMTRMPKVVETAKKLAGKDPHQGVNPDEVVAIGAAIQGGVLKGDVKDVLLLDVTPLTLSIETAGGVATPMIPRNTTIPKKHSQVFSTYADNQPGVEIVILQGERPMSRDNKTLGTFKLDGIPPLPRGQPQIEVTFDIDANGILHVSAKEKTTGKEQRISIQGSSGLSQDEIEKAKRDAEEHAEEDLKRKEAVEVKNKAEGLTFEIEKTLKEWEGKVPAEQLTPITDKVAALKSAVEAGDTDQMKAQTEELEKLFAAAYQAAAQAGATSATGGMPDMGGMAGAADAGAAASEPKSQDKGKVVDADFEVVDKDK
- a CDS encoding co-chaperone GroES; this encodes MATAITPLGRRVLLKRSISEEKTAGGIFLPDTAKEKPQEAEVLALGTGKDDEGKDVSTLFTVKAGDKVLISKYGGTEVKVNGEDLLIVNETDILGIIA
- a CDS encoding MBL fold metallo-hydrolase, producing the protein MSITFQVLGTADGDNAMFVQVDSGQSVERLLFDCGEGCLSSLPFGEILSLDQVFFSHLHMDHIAGFDSFFRATFNRTSKPNQLWGPPDTARILQHRFQGVLWNLQEEMTGSWRVCEVHPEEIQSARFELPEAFATRHEEAPRPRQRVIWEGVGVTVEAVTMEHRTPTLAYIIREKPRRNVDLTRLAALGLRPGPWMKNLKEASESATTVEIEGSMHSLEDLREKLIVETSGDTLAYLTDFLLDEAAMERLILALQGCRVIVCEGQYRHSDLDLAKKNFHMTTVLSATLAQRAQVDELVLFHLSDRYGREEWLEMLAEAREIFPNARFPTHWELGNA